In Vagococcus hydrophili, one DNA window encodes the following:
- a CDS encoding toxic anion resistance protein, translated as MTDELKPTDLKDVSPVSNTLDDLLSNPFEAPDASKLATVEEKLQTNTSAAIKVIDKLPEDRQRQARELAAQIDATDSQAVLSYGVAAQQKLGEFSHTMLNHVQAQDIGPMGDSLTELMYRLNEASPSELEARDSNIFKKMFGKVKQSVYEVTAKYQKIGAQIDKIAVKLDKEKNGLLQDNLMLEQLYNKNKDYFDALNIYIAAGEVKIDDLNLVTIPEAMKKAESTGDQMDAQIVNDLNQFVDRLEKRTYDLKLARQITIQQAPQIRLIQNTNQALAEKIQASINTAIPLWKNQVAIALTLLRQKDAVTAQRQVSQTTNDLLTKNSEMLKISAIETAEENERGIVDIETLQKTQNDLVETIQETLRIQKEGKEKRRNAEIELSVMEEDLKTKLLEMSNQN; from the coding sequence ATGACTGACGAATTAAAACCAACTGACTTAAAAGATGTATCCCCTGTCTCTAATACATTAGATGACTTACTAAGTAATCCTTTTGAAGCACCAGACGCTTCAAAACTCGCAACCGTTGAAGAAAAATTACAAACTAACACATCTGCTGCAATAAAGGTGATTGATAAATTACCAGAAGACCGTCAAAGACAAGCTCGTGAATTAGCTGCTCAAATTGACGCAACAGATAGCCAAGCTGTTCTTAGCTACGGGGTTGCCGCTCAACAAAAATTAGGTGAGTTCTCTCACACTATGTTAAATCACGTCCAAGCGCAAGATATCGGTCCTATGGGAGATTCTTTAACAGAATTAATGTATCGCTTAAACGAAGCAAGCCCTAGTGAACTAGAAGCTCGTGATAGTAATATTTTCAAAAAAATGTTTGGTAAAGTGAAACAATCCGTTTATGAAGTGACTGCTAAATACCAAAAAATTGGGGCTCAAATTGACAAGATTGCCGTGAAACTTGATAAAGAGAAAAACGGCTTACTCCAAGATAACTTAATGTTAGAACAACTTTATAATAAAAATAAAGATTACTTCGATGCCTTAAATATTTATATTGCTGCAGGTGAAGTAAAAATTGATGACTTAAACCTTGTAACGATTCCAGAAGCCATGAAAAAGGCAGAAAGCACTGGAGATCAAATGGACGCTCAAATCGTTAATGATTTAAATCAATTCGTTGATCGCCTTGAAAAGAGAACGTATGACTTAAAATTAGCGCGTCAAATTACGATTCAACAAGCACCACAAATTCGCTTGATTCAAAATACCAATCAAGCATTGGCTGAAAAAATTCAAGCATCAATCAATACAGCGATTCCTTTATGGAAAAACCAAGTAGCGATTGCTTTAACTTTATTAAGACAAAAAGATGCCGTAACAGCGCAACGTCAAGTTTCTCAAACAACAAATGATTTGTTAACGAAGAACTCAGAAATGTTAAAAATTTCTGCCATTGAAACAGCTGAGGAAAATGAACGTGGTATTGTCGATATTGAGACATTACAAAAAACACAAAACGACTTAGTTGAAACCATCCAAGAAACACTACGTATCCAAAAAGAAGGAAAAGAAAAACGCCGCAACGCCGAAATCGAACTAAGCGTCATGGAAGAAGACTTAAAAACCAAATTACTAGAAATGTCGAATCAAAACTAA
- a CDS encoding 5-bromo-4-chloroindolyl phosphate hydrolysis family protein, which translates to MKTKNASLWKSILLIIVLIPVGLVVHVGGGFINTIFSIVLFMALLWAIFNIFRALSGNRSNKSKDRMPNLSREKEAHYESLGMTNKEIVFFRDTMAETKKQIKTLEDNMNQVAKLKAINLRYDTLKASKAMFKEIVKEPRKLHLCDRFLYNHLPNLVELTNKYVEINNHELKNKDTFDALTQSATAIEEVSQLIVKDYADFVNDDLEDLDVEISIAKQNIDREKVYDSYKQEEEI; encoded by the coding sequence ATGAAAACAAAAAACGCATCATTATGGAAGTCTATTTTACTCATCATCGTATTAATACCAGTTGGACTAGTTGTTCATGTAGGTGGTGGCTTTATTAATACTATCTTCTCAATTGTTCTGTTTATGGCATTACTTTGGGCGATTTTTAATATTTTTAGAGCCTTATCTGGTAATCGTTCGAATAAGTCAAAAGACAGAATGCCAAACCTTTCACGTGAAAAAGAAGCTCATTACGAAAGCTTAGGAATGACCAACAAAGAAATCGTCTTCTTTAGAGATACGATGGCAGAAACAAAAAAACAAATTAAAACACTTGAAGACAACATGAATCAAGTTGCTAAACTAAAAGCAATCAATTTAAGATACGATACATTAAAAGCATCTAAAGCGATGTTTAAAGAGATTGTGAAAGAACCTAGAAAACTTCATTTATGTGATCGTTTCCTTTACAATCACCTACCAAACTTAGTAGAATTAACAAATAAGTATGTAGAAATCAATAACCATGAGTTAAAAAACAAAGATACCTTTGATGCTTTGACTCAAAGCGCCACAGCCATTGAAGAGGTTTCACAATTAATCGTAAAAGACTACGCTGATTTCGTTAATGATGATTTGGAAGATTTAGATGTAGAAATTTCAATCGCCAAACAAAATATTGACCGAGAAAAAGTTTATGACTCATACAAACAAGAAGAGGAGATATAA
- a CDS encoding NUDIX hydrolase produces the protein MKDQFEEKTIKREILYEGKIIDVVLDDVLLPNGKTSKRELVFHNGAVAIIAITPENKMILVKQYRKAVEKSILEIPAGKIEKDETVPMETAKRELEEETGYQAKEIKEIAKFISSPGFSNEWLYLYEAKDLVKVENPLPQDEDEFLELMELSLDEAKEKIVTGEICDAKTLYAILYWEAQSK, from the coding sequence ATGAAAGATCAATTTGAAGAAAAAACAATTAAACGTGAAATTTTGTATGAAGGAAAGATTATTGATGTTGTTCTAGATGATGTTTTACTACCAAATGGGAAAACATCTAAGCGAGAATTAGTCTTCCATAATGGAGCTGTCGCGATAATTGCGATTACACCAGAAAATAAAATGATATTAGTTAAACAATATCGTAAAGCTGTTGAAAAAAGTATTTTAGAAATTCCAGCAGGAAAGATTGAAAAGGACGAAACGGTTCCAATGGAGACAGCTAAAAGAGAATTAGAAGAAGAAACTGGCTATCAAGCAAAAGAAATAAAAGAAATTGCTAAATTTATTTCTTCTCCTGGTTTTTCTAATGAGTGGTTATATTTATATGAGGCTAAAGACTTAGTTAAAGTTGAAAACCCATTACCGCAAGATGAGGACGAATTTTTAGAGCTAATGGAATTAAGCTTAGATGAAGCCAAAGAAAAAATTGTGACTGGCGAAATTTGTGATGCCAAAACATTATATGCTATCCTATACTGGGAAGCACAAAGTAAGTAA
- a CDS encoding 5'-methylthioadenosine/adenosylhomocysteine nucleosidase — translation MKIGIIGAMEQEVKILASELTEMTTWEEAGASFYSGKLGQHEVVLTRSGIGKTLAAVTTTLLISHYDVDVVINTGSAGGIGEGLAIGDLVISDKVAYSDVDVTAFGYEYGQMAQMPLYYEADKKLVELAMEASSSAMLNTRVGLIVSGDTFVSSDKQIQDIKSHFPDCLANEMEGAAIAHVAYQYKKPFVVIRAMSDVGDENASVNFDEFIIEAGEKSAKMVLALIAEIK, via the coding sequence TTGAAAATAGGAATTATTGGTGCAATGGAGCAAGAAGTTAAAATTTTAGCAAGTGAATTAACAGAAATGACTACATGGGAAGAAGCAGGAGCAAGCTTTTATTCAGGTAAATTAGGTCAACATGAAGTTGTTCTAACAAGATCTGGAATCGGTAAAACATTAGCAGCTGTGACAACAACCCTTTTAATTAGTCATTATGATGTGGATGTTGTGATTAATACAGGATCAGCTGGTGGGATTGGTGAAGGATTAGCAATTGGAGATTTAGTTATTTCTGATAAAGTTGCCTATTCAGATGTGGATGTGACAGCTTTTGGTTACGAATACGGTCAAATGGCACAAATGCCTTTGTATTATGAAGCAGATAAAAAATTAGTTGAGTTGGCAATGGAAGCTTCAAGTAGTGCGATGTTAAATACACGTGTTGGTTTGATTGTTTCAGGAGACACATTTGTCAGCAGTGACAAGCAAATTCAAGATATTAAGTCTCATTTTCCAGATTGTTTAGCTAACGAAATGGAAGGGGCAGCAATTGCTCATGTTGCGTATCAATACAAAAAACCATTTGTTGTTATTCGTGCCATGAGTGATGTTGGTGACGAGAATGCTAGCGTGAATTTTGATGAGTTTATCATAGAAGCAGGAGAAAAATCAGCGAAGATGGTTTTAGCTTTAATTGCTGAAATAAAATAG
- a CDS encoding cysteine hydrolase family protein has product MEALLSIDYTYDFVADDGKLTTGKVGQAIEKKLVALTKEFIDNDEFVVFAIDGHDPTDNYHPENNLFPPHNVMGTSGRDLYGSLADLYEEKINADNVYWLDKRHYSAFSGTDLDIRLRERKITKIHLTGVCTDICVLHTAVDAYNLGYEIVIHESCVQSFDEEGHKWALRHFKNTLGAEIR; this is encoded by the coding sequence ATGGAAGCTTTATTATCCATTGATTATACCTATGATTTTGTCGCAGATGATGGGAAATTAACGACAGGTAAAGTTGGACAAGCAATTGAGAAGAAGCTAGTTGCTTTAACAAAAGAGTTTATTGATAATGATGAATTCGTGGTTTTTGCGATTGATGGACATGATCCAACTGACAACTATCATCCAGAAAACAATTTGTTTCCACCTCATAATGTGATGGGAACTTCAGGAAGAGATTTATATGGCTCTTTAGCAGATTTGTACGAAGAAAAGATAAATGCTGACAATGTTTACTGGTTAGATAAGCGCCATTATTCAGCTTTTAGTGGAACGGACTTAGACATTCGTTTACGTGAGCGAAAGATTACTAAAATCCATCTTACAGGTGTTTGTACGGATATCTGTGTCCTTCACACAGCAGTGGATGCTTATAACTTAGGGTATGAGATTGTCATTCATGAATCTTGTGTTCAAAGTTTTGATGAAGAAGGCCATAAATGGGCGTTGAGACATTTTAAAAATACATTAGGTGCAGAGATAAGATAA
- a CDS encoding YeiH family protein: MERFKNIGPGLILSFIVAAISKVIAIWLPTIGAATIAILLGILLGNTFFKQPFLSKGTKLAESLLLELSIVLLGTTVTFQTIAHMGFNGIGFIVLQMTGTIFAVYLLGKKMKFSKKMSLLMAGGNAVCGSSAIGAIAPEIEANDEEKGQIITLVNLLGTVLMLLLPVIATGLYSDVLTKSALIGGTLQSVGQVVASASMVSPEVVEYATLFKIMRIILLVVVVFAFSKFTEKDRITTSNTEYVETRTKKKLPLPWYIIGFLTFCTINSLIPLPESISTIAHQVSGWFEITALAAIGLRLDFAKFFKEGIRFLIYALLVGVIQIGLALVLIQLFNI, from the coding sequence ATGGAAAGATTCAAAAATATAGGACCTGGACTTATTTTATCCTTCATTGTCGCAGCAATTAGTAAAGTGATTGCCATTTGGTTGCCAACAATTGGAGCAGCAACGATTGCCATTTTACTTGGTATCTTACTGGGAAATACTTTTTTCAAACAACCATTTTTAAGCAAAGGAACCAAATTGGCTGAAAGTTTGTTGTTAGAATTATCCATTGTCCTTTTAGGAACGACAGTAACCTTTCAAACCATTGCTCATATGGGATTTAACGGAATTGGGTTTATTGTCTTACAAATGACAGGAACGATTTTCGCTGTTTACTTATTAGGTAAAAAAATGAAATTCTCAAAGAAAATGAGCTTACTGATGGCTGGTGGAAATGCCGTGTGTGGCTCATCTGCCATCGGTGCCATTGCTCCTGAAATTGAAGCAAACGATGAAGAAAAAGGACAGATTATTACTTTAGTCAACTTACTTGGAACAGTTCTCATGCTACTCCTTCCTGTAATTGCTACAGGACTTTATTCAGATGTCTTAACTAAAAGTGCACTCATCGGTGGAACCCTTCAATCAGTTGGACAAGTTGTGGCTAGTGCCAGTATGGTCAGTCCCGAAGTCGTTGAATACGCAACACTTTTCAAAATTATGCGAATTATTCTTTTAGTTGTCGTTGTCTTTGCTTTTTCTAAATTTACTGAGAAGGATCGTATAACTACTTCTAATACTGAATACGTAGAAACTAGAACGAAAAAGAAATTGCCACTTCCTTGGTATATTATTGGCTTTTTAACTTTTTGTACCATCAATAGTTTGATTCCTCTCCCTGAAAGCATCAGCACAATCGCTCATCAAGTCAGCGGTTGGTTTGAAATTACCGCTTTAGCTGCTATTGGTTTAAGACTAGATTTCGCGAAATTCTTCAAAGAAGGTATCCGCTTCTTAATCTATGCCTTACTAGTAGGAGTCATTCAAATCGGATTAGCACTCGTATTAATACAGTTATTTAATATATAA
- a CDS encoding LysR family transcriptional regulator codes for MFKLLITFKKAYETRNFSKAAEILFISQPAVSNQIKQLEEELDCVLFRRKGKQEMAPTESADILYQRLLDLTDDWQETVKLVKTTEEAKKVCKISASNTFSIYYLPDLIKELMNQFPNVIFELDMKNSEEVLESLEKHQVDFGFIEKPIVTEGVTRTRIEKDELVIAGDLSSDLWLSREATSGVFHYMENYLSAENIKPERFYVKNNEMIVKLLESGIGKSLISKRAVTDKLSFETLGKGYFRYFYFLKKNDMADVELKKIAKAIELFYENKQ; via the coding sequence ATGTTCAAATTATTAATAACATTTAAAAAAGCATATGAGACGAGAAATTTTTCAAAAGCAGCAGAGATTTTGTTTATTTCTCAACCCGCAGTCTCTAATCAGATTAAGCAATTAGAAGAAGAATTAGACTGTGTATTGTTTAGAAGAAAAGGTAAGCAAGAGATGGCACCAACTGAATCAGCAGATATTTTGTATCAACGATTGTTAGATTTGACGGATGATTGGCAAGAAACAGTGAAGTTAGTCAAGACAACAGAAGAAGCAAAGAAGGTTTGTAAAATCAGTGCTTCAAATACTTTTTCAATTTATTACTTACCTGATTTAATAAAAGAGTTAATGAACCAGTTTCCGAATGTGATTTTTGAGTTAGACATGAAAAATTCAGAAGAAGTCTTAGAAAGTTTAGAAAAACATCAAGTGGATTTTGGTTTCATTGAAAAGCCAATTGTGACTGAGGGTGTTACTCGGACTAGGATAGAAAAAGATGAACTTGTGATCGCTGGGGATTTATCCAGTGATTTATGGTTGAGCCGTGAAGCGACATCTGGTGTTTTTCATTATATGGAAAACTATTTATCCGCAGAAAATATTAAACCAGAACGGTTCTATGTGAAGAATAATGAGATGATAGTAAAGTTATTAGAATCAGGTATTGGGAAGAGTTTGATTTCCAAACGAGCAGTTACAGATAAACTCTCATTTGAAACGTTGGGAAAAGGGTACTTCCGTTATTTTTATTTTTTAAAGAAAAATGATATGGCAGATGTAGAATTAAAAAAAATAGCGAAAGCAATTGAGTTGTTTTATGAGAATAAACAGTGA
- a CDS encoding NAD(P)-dependent oxidoreductase: protein MEKPILLVSVPITEMQLEELSQKAVDYQVVKVLDLQSDISKIEIMYGWDKRIGEEILLSQNSQLKWVQAQSAGVDHIDVKELEKRDVILTNASGVHGNQMSESILGMIFAHTRNIKEAVLNQEKSAWVKPDGASDLFGKTVMIVGTGHIGERLAEILRVFGTNIIGVNRSGREIPGFEEILKQGEISQKISEADIIVNLLPDTEETHYFFSDKLFKEMKDGVIFINAGRGGTVNTEALIESCQNDKIAFAGLDVFETEPLPSESPLWKLDNVLITPHTSGMSDQYYQRLFPIFVTNLSEFILKGKVVQNQIR from the coding sequence TTGGAAAAACCAATTTTATTAGTATCTGTACCGATAACTGAGATGCAATTAGAAGAATTAAGCCAAAAAGCAGTCGATTATCAAGTTGTTAAAGTTTTAGATTTACAGAGTGATATAAGTAAAATTGAAATTATGTATGGTTGGGATAAAAGAATAGGAGAAGAGATTCTTTTATCCCAAAATAGTCAGTTAAAATGGGTACAAGCACAATCGGCTGGTGTGGATCATATCGATGTTAAAGAGTTAGAAAAACGTGATGTTATCCTGACCAATGCTAGTGGTGTTCATGGAAATCAAATGAGTGAATCAATCTTAGGAATGATTTTTGCTCACACAAGAAACATTAAAGAAGCTGTACTGAACCAAGAAAAGTCAGCATGGGTGAAACCAGATGGAGCATCTGATTTATTTGGCAAGACAGTAATGATCGTTGGAACAGGACATATTGGTGAACGCTTAGCTGAAATACTAAGAGTTTTTGGAACGAATATCATTGGTGTCAATCGAAGTGGTCGAGAGATTCCTGGATTTGAAGAAATTTTAAAACAAGGAGAAATTTCTCAAAAGATAAGCGAAGCGGATATTATTGTCAATTTGTTACCAGATACGGAGGAAACTCATTATTTCTTTTCAGATAAGTTATTTAAAGAGATGAAAGATGGTGTGATTTTTATTAATGCTGGTCGTGGTGGCACAGTTAATACAGAGGCTTTAATTGAATCTTGTCAAAATGATAAAATTGCTTTTGCCGGTCTAGATGTCTTTGAAACAGAGCCCTTACCAAGTGAAAGTCCTCTTTGGAAATTAGATAATGTATTGATTACACCTCACACTTCAGGGATGTCAGATCAATATTATCAACGACTATTCCCGATATTTGTAACTAATTTATCAGAGTTTATCTTAAAAGGTAAAGTTGTACAAAATCAAATTAGATAG
- a CDS encoding lactonase family protein: MQKILLGSYTRKTSQGIYTIDLDTTKKELVNLTSLIKEDNPTFLDTTTDEKLFAVSKDGDLGGVAAYKKEADGTYTFLNRVTEEGAPPCYVAVDEVRGLVFGANYHQGFLTSYKINENGSITLADHIQHEGSGPHENQTGPHAHYADLTPDNRLVACDLGNDTVYTYDVSNEGNLTEVATFKANPGTGPRHLVFHPNNKVAYLFGELSSEIVVLAYDETTGIFTEKQVISTLPEGFSDFNGGAAIRISKDGKFLYASNRGHNSLAVYKVSEEGLTIELIQLISVEGDFPRDFDITPDQKFVVLANQNTDNLTLFERNETTGELSLLQKDVFAPEVVCVKFI; encoded by the coding sequence ATGCAAAAAATACTTTTAGGCTCATATACTAGAAAAACAAGTCAAGGGATTTATACAATCGACCTAGACACTACAAAGAAAGAGTTAGTTAATTTAACTTCACTTATTAAGGAAGACAATCCAACATTTTTAGATACAACAACAGACGAAAAACTCTTTGCTGTCTCTAAAGATGGCGATTTAGGTGGCGTTGCTGCTTATAAAAAAGAAGCCGACGGAACATACACATTTTTAAACCGTGTTACCGAAGAAGGTGCTCCTCCTTGCTACGTAGCAGTTGATGAAGTTAGAGGATTAGTTTTTGGTGCTAATTATCATCAAGGTTTTTTAACATCGTACAAAATTAATGAGAACGGCTCAATCACATTAGCTGACCATATCCAACATGAAGGTAGCGGTCCTCATGAAAACCAAACTGGACCACATGCTCACTACGCTGATTTAACACCTGATAACCGCTTAGTAGCGTGTGATTTAGGAAATGACACCGTTTATACTTATGATGTTTCAAATGAAGGAAATTTAACAGAAGTCGCGACTTTCAAAGCAAATCCTGGTACTGGACCTCGTCATTTAGTTTTCCATCCAAACAATAAAGTTGCTTATTTATTTGGTGAATTATCAAGTGAAATCGTTGTTTTAGCATATGATGAAACAACTGGTATCTTCACTGAAAAACAAGTTATTTCAACTTTACCAGAAGGCTTTTCTGATTTTAATGGTGGTGCTGCGATTCGTATTTCTAAAGACGGAAAATTCCTTTATGCTTCAAACCGTGGTCATAACTCACTTGCTGTTTACAAAGTATCAGAAGAAGGCTTGACGATTGAATTAATCCAATTAATTTCAGTGGAAGGTGATTTTCCAAGAGATTTCGACATCACACCAGACCAAAAATTTGTTGTACTAGCTAATCAAAACACAGATAACCTAACATTATTCGAAAGAAACGAAACAACCGGTGAATTATCATTATTACAAAAAGATGTATTCGCCCCAGAAGTAGTCTGTGTTAAATTTATATAA
- a CDS encoding PTS glucitol/sorbitol transporter subunit IIA, with amino-acid sequence MMQSVVKSIGAEAINKEEPLLILFDTSATESLKKHAVIQEFSEEAINEIKVGDTLRFDDQEYKITQVGPVANQYLKEMGHVSIVFKEIGTEDQLANALYVEPFELPVIKEGTTITYG; translated from the coding sequence ATGATGCAATCAGTCGTAAAGTCAATTGGAGCAGAAGCGATTAATAAAGAAGAACCTTTATTAATATTATTTGATACGAGTGCCACAGAATCATTAAAAAAACATGCGGTGATTCAAGAATTTAGTGAAGAAGCAATTAACGAGATTAAAGTGGGAGATACACTGCGCTTTGATGATCAGGAATACAAAATTACTCAAGTAGGGCCTGTTGCTAATCAATATTTAAAAGAAATGGGACACGTCTCAATTGTTTTTAAAGAAATTGGAACAGAAGATCAATTAGCCAACGCCTTGTATGTTGAACCTTTTGAATTACCTGTCATTAAAGAGGGTACAACCATTACTTATGGTTAA